The Setaria viridis chromosome 9, Setaria_viridis_v4.0, whole genome shotgun sequence sequence TTAGTATATCTGGCTGCGTTTAGAGTAAATGACATGTTACGTGCAGTGTAAATGATGCTTTAGGTTTGAGAGCAGAGCACATGTTTAGAGATGCCTCATGTATGCCTTTGTCACCTCACCTTATGGACGCCTCTTCCTTGTCACATCCCTAGTAGCCAGCATGGGTGTCATGAGCTTTCCTAGCTCCAAAGCATCGATCATGGATCAACTTGGAAGAAAAGCTAACGGAAAATGTAGGAATCTAGCTTGGAGATGCCCCTAAATTGCTTTGGATGAGGGAAGAAATTATCGATCTCTGTACATCAAGGGCCTACATAATTAGGAGGAATATGGACCCCAAAACCTCTCAGCCAGCATCTTCCGAAATGTTCTTAAATATCAATGACACATAGTTAACAGGAAAATCTTTAGCCTAAAATCTTTTAGAGAGAAACCTCAACACTCAACTAGTGCAAGCATCCCTGAATAAAAGATATGCAAATACGTTCAGAAAAAAACATCAGGTCAATAATGCAAAATCAAAAGGTGCTCACTTTTGCTGAATCAGACGTTAATTCTGTTCGCAAAATTGAACGGTGAGCCATTTCTCCTCGTGTTGATCGGACGGTTCACAGTGAACCTCACATGCTAGCATCGAGAAAGGGGATTAGAACGCACTTGATGCCACTTTTCAGAGCATTAGCATGTGAGGATGCACTTTACTAATCATGTCGGCACACAGTGCTTTTTAATCTTTACGAGGCAAATCTGTTTGGTTTTCTTAATCAAAGGAAACCATCAAGGGCATTCACTCATTAACCTACTTGAGAAGTATTAATGCTACTGTTGCATATTGTACTTGCCAACAGCTTGCTGATGTGGCAAAATGTTTATCAATTTTCGTTGGCCACAGTAGGATCGTCGTACGTGACCGCATTATAATGGCATCTTCCGTGAACTCATGTCAGAGGTACTCAACTAAAGGACTACTATACGGATTAAACAAAAAGATCTGCACATGATCCTGTCAATTAACAACTGGGCAGGATTAACGCTGCAAACTCCTATTTCTTGGCTGCCTGAACTACTCTAATCCCTAATTGCATTACCTAATTATTCAGCGATCCAGGCGAAGGCTACAGCTTGATCACGTCGAGGACAAGTCTATACGCGTCTAAATGCGGATATCTGGCAGAAATACTGGCTAATTGGCCCCCAAGCATCCATTATTGGATCTTAGAGATTTGACTAGAACTCCAATTGCCAGTTGTTGTTTGtggattttcaaaaaaaaaagttgttgtTTGTGCTAGCCTGCTAGGCGACAATATGTGGCTACTCTATGCACGCATGGTCTTATTACACAGATGAGACATGGAGTTTGTTGTCGTTTGTCCTTTTCGAGAGTGTGCCGTGTTCAACGCAAATTTTCATCTATAATGATGCTTATGGGTAGTTTAATTTAATTAGCTTGAGTTCACAAGAGATTATGCACAATTATTGTAGAAATTAATTTATAGAAACATCGTTGAAGAATTATCTCGGAAACTAAATATATGAAACAATGTAATTCCTGTATTTTAACTGGGGAGAAAAGGCCGGTTCAGCTCGTCTCCATCTTAGTTCTTGTTTGGTTCCATGCATTTTGTAGAAGGTATACGTGTAAATCAAATCATGATTCTGTAGGTAAGAAAGGCACAATCTGTTAGTGACATCGGGATTGGCTTCAATCATCCTTGGTATATCTAATTGCGTAGGATATGGAATCTGAGTTCTCTATATTAAGAATACTAAGATGGATGTTCCCATGTTGCAattgaaacaaaagaagaagaaaaaaatgttgaagcATTATAAGGTGAAAGTGATGCCTATCCATAACCATCTAAGAGATAGTATTTCAATACGTGGGTTCCCTTTTAGAATTTTAAATTGGACTAATTAAATCCCTTTAAATGGGCATAATTCTTTCTTTTGCATTGTGGATCTACTTTTGTCTGCCCTAGCTTGAACCATATGATCCCAACTTTCGGTCAGCCCTTAATGACAATATGACATATTAATGGATAGAATCCTCACCTATTATATTTTGAGCTGCAGCTAGATATTTCAAGAGGCAAGATTTATTTTTTAAAGTAATAGCAATGTGTCCACATTTTTTTAACACGAAATGAATAAACTTAATAAGACTTAGCCAGTATACGATGAAAAAACAATATTTGTTTCCAGAAAAGAGATGCCAGACATGGCTGacaaccttttttttaaaaaaaaaaatccggtCAGCTCGTcgagtgatttttttttaggCCAGCCAGTCCATTTTAATAAGCACAAAGTGGGCATCCTTtcgcaaggaaagaaaaggaaaacataacGTGGCAGTACTAGATTTGTATTTCATAGCAATCTTGAATTCTcacatttttttctattttccagTATGCCATAACAGAGATTATAACAAATTAATAGCTGGGATTCCAAGTCAAATCACGGCTAGCTGTTGCTTCCTTTGACCCCAAGGGAGCCCCTTGTCCTACTAACAGCTAGATCGATGGCCATCTACGCGTGATCTATACTGCACTACAACAGCCATGCATGTGTCAAGCGTCATGAGAGAATTAGTCCCTTACAAGATTGCTCcctgctagcttgcacttgcACGGCTGGTTGCTTGCATTGCATCCATGCAAATTTCCCCACGGGTGCCGAGCGCTAACAATTCCACCCGCACATGTGCACCCAACCCAAAATTCTCCCAGAAATCCCCGGCCATGTGAGCGCATCGATCTCCCAACCATTTTTAAGCCGGGGAGCCTCAGGATTGCCAGTGGCGGTTGGCAGTGCGGTGCAGTGCAAGGCTGGTTGGTGCTAGAGATACGGCTCCAGACAGCTAGCGGATCCCCCTGCAGCCGCAGCGATCTATATTTTTTTGgggagaagacgacgacgaacTCGCGAACCGGGATTCCTGGGACTGCAGCTTGAAGCCTTAAAATTCTATTGGCTGCTGCCCTTGTTTCATATTAGGGCTCGTCGTCGTCATGTGACGTTGCATGTGTGTCATAAGAAGATGTGCGCAAATACTGGCATTGTGGTGGATGCTCCATACCATTTCCAGCACTCACCCTTTTAGGCAGCATGGGCTTAGGAGGCGTCAGGACTAAGGAATCCACAAGACCAAAGGGACTTGGTAGTAATAGAGTCCGACAACAGGCAGGAGCAAGGAGCAGAGCAGTATTTCTTCCGCTTCTCGTGGGTATGCTGACCCAGCCGCGATTCCAAACACGCCATACATCTAGTGATGCCTACTATTTCTGCTGGGTATGATGCAACGGCAGACGAAGAAGCCACCAAGATTATAGgtaagagaggagaaaataagAATTGAGATACTGGGGGAGCTCGTATTTGCTGATTTGATTCGATTGCGATTTCTGTACCAAAAATAGCAACTTGGCATAACAAATCACCATATATGAGTCTATGACTGTAGTGCGATAACCGACAACACACAGACATCTCCATCTTTCCCTTTCACAGAAGTCAATGAACTTCAGTGACAGCCCCACTCAAGTAAGTACTCTACTGACGCAATGCATTGATATGAGGCTTCAATTCTTAAAAACCAATTTATCCATAgccaatcaaacaaaaaaaaatccaatataAAATTTGGCTTTCAAAAAGCAATGGTAAAGGCCAATCCCAAATATTGTCCTATATATACATTTTCTCGGATCAAAATGTGGCCCTTGAAGCCAACTGAGGTCATGCAAACATGAGATGCCATGTAAGTGTAGCCTTGGCTTGTAGCGTTCCTGTCTCAAGCAGCATCAAGACCTGTGCACTTGCGCCTTTCTGAGGAGGGATTGACGTTGTTAGACAGAGGTAGTGTAGAACTAGAAGTAGGGCAATATTATCCGAGAAATGTAACCTATAGGCTGTAGAGTACCAACAATTTTCATGATACAATTAAGTTTTGCAGGATCATATCTCAAAGACGTCACTTTCCCGTAGTATATTTTCAAAAGCGAGAAACTTTGCGGtggcaaaaaaagaaaatctaagTTTCATGTCGGCACGGCCTATGGTGCAAAACTTTAACGTCCCTCCCACGACTAAAACCTTCTGGATCAATCAACCAAATTTCAAGACCTAGTACACCATCGTGGGCTTAGGAATTGACAGACCCCAGCAGTGAGAAAGCAGCTGATCGCGAACTTCGCAGTCACAAAAATCCGGTGCGATCACCCTGTAAAGTTTCAGTAATCAGTGCTGCAAAGCTCACTTTTGATCGAGCCCCAGTACGACCGGGTCTAAAGCCGCGGGGATGGCGACCGCGTGCGGCCGAGCTCCCCTGGCGCGCACACGTGACGCGGCGAGAGCCCTGCCCCGCCCAAGAATCCGGGAGAAGGGCTCGCGACGCCACGCCCACGCCGCCGTCTGAACCCGTGCCTGCCGGCCTCTCCCCGCAGCCGCAAAGGAAAACGTGCGCCACCCAACCGCTCGAGCCCACACGCTAGCGCGGCTGGCTGGTCAAGCCACGGCCACCCTCCCCGCCGCAGCCGTACGCCCCCGCCCACCAAGCCGACGCGGCCGTGCGGGCGGGCGACGCGTGCGCACGCGGGATCCTTCGTCATCCCCCGCGATTTTTTCTCGTCCCGCCCGCGATCTCAGGGTGGAGACGAGCGAggggcgcgtcgtcgtcgggtTGGTGCGATGCGTGCGTGCCTCCAGGATTCTGGCGGAGCCTGTGGCCACGGACCCGGTCGTACCCCGCCGCGGTTCCCTCTGCTTTCGGCACTGTCGGCTGATCCAGCCGGGGAATGGCCAGTGGATCCATCGATCTCACCCGCAGATCACAGCTGCTAGCTCTGTTCTCAGTAGCCTCGGCACGCTATCACAGTCTATCACGTatccgaccggccggccggccggtatAACTCAACTTGGCTATGGACTTGTCATGACAAAGTGGGGAGGGGACAGAACTGGGAAAGGGACAGTCACTACACACTGCTAGTCATCAGGAGAGGAAAAACGGGAGGGATATGCTGCTGGATCTACCGGTTAATTGGCTAGGCTAGTACGTttagccagccagccagccttCTAGATGACCGGCACTTTTGACCGTACCGTGCGTGCCATCACCTCATCATTGGCGCGAAAGAATACTGGTTCAAAGGGGGTAGATGCTGGAGGTAGATGACAAGaagtctctttttttttctgatgaaaaaaaaacagtgttAAAAACTGAGGGCATACGGTGGATGAGAAACGTGCAAATATGATGTGCACTTATTCGTTGACCACATTTTGATCTGCACTGAAGATGGTGAAACATGCATGGGCCTTCGCTGAATGTAAGAAGACAACAACTCTGCataaatttttttagattatTGATGCACGTACTGAAGTTCATGTTAGTATGAAAGCATACAAAAGAACGGCATATATAATTAGAATTCTCCCCTATTCTCGCATCCACAAGACCACAACTAGTCAGCTACTAGCTAGAATTTCTTTTGACACCAACCCAACGATTCCTCGAATTTAATTTGAGCTGCTAGCTGGTCTTAAACTACagccaaatttataaaaaaaaaactgccaaAGAATGGAACTCTTACATAAACAAAAGTTTCGCCCGTTGCATCCCACACCAGCCCTTCTTTGACTTGACCATTCAGGCAACTTTTCCTTCTGCCCCCCTTACTTTTGGTGGATTCGACCTTGAAACATCCATGAATCTTCCTCAGCGCAACAGCCAGCAAGCATACGCATAACGTGACCGAAAGAGATTCACCATGTGCACAATGCAACAAGAGCCCCCGGTTGCCTAGGATGCCCATAATGGATGGCTGTGGTCTAGTGAAAAGAAAAGGCCGGACCGCATCATTTTCTTTGTGTCTATATACAAAAGGTATCTAATTTTCTACGAGTTTACATATCAAATTATCTCTCATAAGAGAACTAATTTCTCACTTAAAAAACACATCAAAGCAAAGAATACACGGCACCCGTAGCAAATCATGCCAGTTCCTCTGcccttttttaggaaaataaATTTGGCTAATGAAATGACTAGAATGCCCTTCTTGGTTTCTCTATAGAACAATTTGGCTTGCTGAAACTGATTGGTTGTGTCCAGCAAGTTCAGGTCATAAGTGTACTCTTGTGCCTATGTGCTCCCCATCATGGGTGAGTATATTGGCAAATGTAGCAAATCATGCCAGTTCCTCCACCCTTTTAGGGAAAAAGTTTGGCTAGTGAAATGACTAGAATGCCCTTGGTTTCTCTAGACCAATTTGGCTTGCTGAAACTGATCAACAAGTGTGTCCAACCAGTTCAAGTCATAAGTGTACCCTTGTGCCTGTATGCCCTCCCATCATGACAACATGGGTGATCGACGAACAGTATAACTGCTAGCTCGattgaagcatggacaacaaTGACTGATCCGGATCTGGGGTACCACGCTCAGAACGTCGCCCAGCACATCACTGACAAGGTCCACGGCGAGGACGCCATCGATCAGACACCACACCACTTGCCTTTTTCATCTATCGGTATGCCGTGGTCCACTCGATCGGGTTCGAGCCCTCTAGAGTGTGGTCTGCCTCGACCTCGATCGTAGTGGCAGTGAGGGGGTACATGGGtcatttcataatttttttagttttaaGAAAATAAACAAGGTGGCAAATCCCAACTATTTTGGTCTTTGGAGTGGCCAAGGGCCAACCAGCAGCTTGCATAGGAGGCTACTGCCAGGCGATGATCTGGGCGGTTTGTTTATTACCGGATCCCGAATTTCCCAATGCAATTCACATCGTTGCATGCGCATGATGTGCCTTGAAAGGAGCAGCAACAAACAAGGCAGTACCATAGCCCAAACCATGCAGGAAGCTAAGGTGATGAGGATAACCTCAAAAGCGAGCTGATGATGAGGGCAGTGACGCGCTCACATGCAATAATGTGAATATAATATGGTCTCGATCTTGTACCCTTCTTCAATTTCATCTTGGGGCAGTTGAATGAAGCGAGTTGGTTGGATCTCTGCAGGTCACGCATTCAGATATGGGTCATAGATGCAGGGAAGCATGGGTATCCTTCATGCACATATGGAGCCTAAAGTTGGAGGTATGGGGTTTCTTATCAAGATGAAGTGGCATTATATTGCTGCTCAGCTGTGTCACAGGTAAGAAGAACCCATCTGATCGACAAGTAGAGTCTCCAGCAGTTTTCAAGTGGCTCTGGCTTGTAGGCAGCACCGAATTATTGTTACCTGGCTTCAATCTGATTTGAGTTTCAAATTACAATGTAAGCATGTAAATGCACATGTGCATTAGATAAATCTATTGCAATCCCTGTTACAAATGAATACATACTAGGGCTAAATTAATTATACTGAATTTcgtcagtggatggtttgttcTAGTCATCTAACCAAGAGCTGTTTGGACAGGgggttgtggtaaaaaattacaaaatttgATTCAAATTAGTTTAACTGGTCCCTAAGGATTCGGATCCATACCACAATCAGGTGCAAAATAAATTGTGTTTAGTTTTTCCCCGCCCAAATTGTAGGCTCACGAACCTTGTcactataaaaaaaaatcctacttCCAACTAGGGTTCCTCGTTTGCACCACAATTTAGTCAAAGGCTATGTGCAAAACCATATCCTCTAAAGGTAAACACAGAGAACTGGAAATTCCAGTCATCAACCATATGGTCCGACGTATCGGTGGGTCCCACTTTCACTAACCAAGAAGTAAATTAAACCATTGCTTACACAAGCAACTCCAAACAACTATTGGCCAACACGGTAATTATTTTCTCCCGTCGTCCACCCGTGTACTCTTACCCAAAAGTTGGGAGCCAGAGATCATACTTTCCCCCCAATGGTTTGTTTTTAATCCTGCCACTCTCCTTCCTTCCCACGAAATGGCGCGACGACGCACCTAGCTACGGTTGGGAGTCCACCCCTGCAGGTCATGAGAATAATCTTGAACAAATCTCGAGCAAATCTCTTGATTAATCCATCGTTAGATCATTTTCATAATCCCCTCTTGTCTAATCATAATGCTTGAACACTACTAGTACTTTGCATCCGATGGCCCCATGTGAGTTGGGCCCAAGTCATAATCCACCAAGGCATCTTTCTGGCAAGCTACAGGCTGCACTGGCAATAGATATATTCAGGGCATTAATTTGCGCAAATGATTAACTTGTTGCACATCGATCGATCAAACGATTTATCACGGATTGTGCAGCTTTCAGTTTTTGTGATGAGTGCTGCTGGGCAGAGGAAAAGCAATTGTGGTCGGTTTAAACGACTCTAAAGTATCCATTTAAGGATCAAACTAGTGCAAGTTCTGTCGAGATATGAGTGGAGGTGGATGCTGATGAGAAAATATCTCCAAAAAGTAGCTATACCTCAAACGAATTAACCTAGATTAGCCCGTTTCATGGTATCATACGTTGCATTATTAGAAACACCTAAAGAGCTACATCTGCAAAAGACGACAGATATATTCAATATTACTGGCAACAACTTCTATGCAATCTCCGGACGATCTCCACTGACATCATAATGAAGTCACGCCatgaacaaaagaaaagcatCGCATACTTGCCCGGCCGGATCCTGTACAATACAGATGCCCAGGACCAATAAACTATGCTTCGTTCATACAAGTAGAACAGGGGGAGGTGGTACTTCAGCCACCATTTGCACAGTCTAATCGCGGctgagagagggaggagggtcGAGCAGTTCACATTATTCAGGCCCAACCAAGATGGTTTAAAATAGTCTCGCCCACCCAACCCCAGAGGTTATATAAGGTGATGCGGCATGTCCCATTCTCCCAACCCCCCCATTGGTGCGCAGGAAAGGGACCAGACCTCACCCATCGCTCCAATTCCAATCTCCACAGGTTggtctcactctctctctctctctcccatccCGTTCCATGACATTCCGTGATGTCACTCCACACCACACAGAGCAGCTGAGAATCACGGTCACAGAAATGCAATGATCTCCTCTCTGATTAACTCTTTCTGTTCATGGATGTTCAGGACTTGTTGAGCTTCGAGCAGCTAGTTGCCTACAGCACTAGTAGTCCTTTGGGTCTGGCTTTGGAAGCAAGGCGTCCCAAATCGCAAGCGAGCGAGCAATCTGCAGATGGCGACGCAGTGGTTCTCCAACATGGTGAGTTCATGTtcatcaccaccaccagccaGTCACCTCTCGGTGTGGATTGCCTGATTGGCACCTGTGGTATGGGCGTCCCTGAACACTGATGGTTTCTTGGGTGCGCAGGTGATGGACGAGCCGAGCTTCTTCCATCAGTGGCAGTCGGACGCGCTGCTGGAGCAGTACACGGAGCAGCAGATCGCCGTGGCGTTCGGCCAGGGGGAGGTGGAccaggccgtggcggcggcgctgacgatgccgctgcagcagccggcgccggcggcggagcaccGTCCGCGCAAGGCGGCCAAGGTCAACACCAGCTGGGACTCGTGCATCACGGAGCAGGGCTCCCCCGCGGACTCCTCCTCCCCGACCATCCTCTCCTTcggcggccacgccgccgcggccgcgttcGCCAAGGCCGAGGCGCACCAGGTGCCCAGCGCCCCCTACTACGGCGCGCCCGCGAAGGCGCCCAAGCAGGAGGTTGTGGACGCCGGTGCGCCGTCGTTCCACCAGGAGCGCCAGGCCAAGCGGAGCTACGACGCCATGGTCGCCGAGGCCGCGAAggtgccggtgccggcgacCACCCGGCCGGCCTCCCAGAACCAGGACCACATCTTGGCCGAGCGGAAGCGCCGCGAGAAGCTCAGCCAGCGCTTCATCGCCCTCTCCAAGATCGTCCCTGGCCTCAAGAAGGTACGCACAGACGACACGCCCAAATCCATGGCGACATGGCAGGCCGTGATTTGTCAGCCAGCTCCGGTCAACTAACTGATCTGGGTGGCGTTGCTCGCAGATGGACAAGGCGTCGGTGCTCAGTGACGCGATCAAGTACGTGAAGCAGCTGCAGGACCAGGTGAAGGGCCTGGAGGAcgaggctcgccggcggccggtggaggcggcggtgctggtcAAGAAGTCCCAGCTGTCcgctgacgacgacgacggctcaTCCTGCGACGAGAACTTCGTGGGCGCTGAGGCCGCAGGCACGCTGCCGGAGATCGAGGCCCGGGTGTCGGACCGCACGGTGCTGGTCAGGATCCACTGCGAGAACCGTAAGGGCGCGCTCATCGCCGCGCTGTCGGAGGTCGAGCGCCTCGGCCTTACCATCATGAACACCAATGTGCTCCCCttcaccacctcctccctcgACATCACCATCATGGCCATGGTGAGTCAGCTCAACCACTCTCTGTCTGCCATGCACGgcaccttcttcttcagttCACAGTAACCCATGTGCTAATTTTTTATCTGGTGATTTCTCTGCAGGCTGGTGACGACTTCTGCTTGTCTGCCAAGGATATTGTCAAGAAGCTAAATCAAGCGTTCAAATCATCTTTCTGAAGGGTTTAGCTTCCTGATCAGACAAAGCTTAATCTAGGCCAACTTTTTTCCCATCAGCCTCGAGGATTCGAGGCTAATGGTTAGTTTCTCAGGTTCTTCCTTGCCATGCTTCCGAAGAGAGTTGCTTGCAGTCCCCCCACAGTGCCCCCACAAAGATAGCCATTTCCACTGGTTTTTGCTGCATGGGTGCAGATGAATTACCTAGTTACCTACCCTCTCCTATTTTCTCTCCCTCCATTTTTTACATGGTTTGATCTTTTCACTCCATGTTTTTCGGAGGGAGTAGAGTGTAAATAAAATCAGAGACCTGTCTTTTTCTAGGGCTTGTTATAGGCCGGGGAGTTTGACTTTTACAAAACCTAATTTTTCTTTCTCCCCTTTGCCAATATGTTGCCCTTTCACCGAAACCATGAGAGAATAGTGTTTTTCAAACACAAATACCTACCTTTGCCGTCCTCTCAATCCTAGTCACACTGTTCCCAAAAAAGCTTCGATTGTGGAGAAAATGGTGCTATCTTTTTTCAGCTCTGAGGGGGACTTTGCAAGCCTTGATTCGGAAGTACAGTAGGGGTGCCTCTTCCTTTATTTTTTGAGGGTCCTACAAGTTGGGTTAGCCGCGACTTGATGGATCCTTTGCTTGTAGTTTTTCACATGTGGGTTTTGTTGTCAGTTGTCACAGGATCAAGATGTAGTTGTGCTCTCTTGTTTACTCGCATACAagcataaaaataaataaatgtgtTCGGTTGTTACCTTTCATGGCTTTCTTGGTTACATGTCATTTCAGCTTACTCAAGATTTGTCTTTTGTTATTGTTGAGAAACTTCGCAAATTGTTGGCGGAATGCGATTCTAACCAATCTTTATACATATCTGTCTTAATCAACTTATCCTATGTATAATCTGTCGATAGATTAATCaatagaaaattataaagaatgaTCTTAAAAACAAATACTCGCACTAAGTGTATACAGCGACCACTTAACTGTAA is a genomic window containing:
- the LOC117840316 gene encoding transcription factor bHLH18; translation: MATQWFSNMVMDEPSFFHQWQSDALLEQYTEQQIAVAFGQGEVDQAVAAALTMPLQQPAPAAEHRPRKAAKVNTSWDSCITEQGSPADSSSPTILSFGGHAAAAAFAKAEAHQVPSAPYYGAPAKAPKQEVVDAGAPSFHQERQAKRSYDAMVAEAAKVPVPATTRPASQNQDHILAERKRREKLSQRFIALSKIVPGLKKMDKASVLSDAIKYVKQLQDQVKGLEDEARRRPVEAAVLVKKSQLSADDDDGSSCDENFVGAEAAGTLPEIEARVSDRTVLVRIHCENRKGALIAALSEVERLGLTIMNTNVLPFTTSSLDITIMAMAGDDFCLSAKDIVKKLNQAFKSSF